A stretch of Rhododendron vialii isolate Sample 1 chromosome 4a, ASM3025357v1 DNA encodes these proteins:
- the LOC131323234 gene encoding 3'-5' exonuclease-like, translating to MSISISISIDDYQLPYDTHNLYDVNFYHNKIHTLVTHTPSFVDSWISETLSLHTPAYPFRSPSLLVGLDIEWRPNFASHQDNPAATLQLCVDQRCLIFQLIHSPSIPSSLIDFLANPAHTFVGVGIHKDVEKLMADYGLTVANALDLRVLAAEAYGARELRNAGLVVLARQVLGAEVVKPKRVTMSKWDNVYLYPNQVQYACIDAFVSFEIGRSLNAAGS from the coding sequence atgAGTATCAGTATCAGTATCAGCATCGACGACTACCAGTTACCCTACGACACCCACAACCTCTACGACGTTAACTTCTACCACAACAAGATCCACACACTGGTGACCCACACCCCTTCCTTCGTCGATTCCTGGATCTCCGAGACCCTATCCCTCCACACCCCCGCCTACCCCTTCCGCTCCCCTTCCCTCCTCGTTGGCCTCGACATCGAGTGGCGCCCCAACTTTGCCTCCCACCAAGACAATCCCGCCGCCACCCTCCAGCTCTGCGTCGACCAACGCTGCCTCATCTTCCAGCTCATCCACTCTCCCTCAATCCCTTCCTCCCTCATCGACTTCCTCGCAAACCCCGCCCACACCTTCGTCGGCGTGGGCATCCACAAAGACGTCGAGAAGCTGATGGCGGACTACGGTCTGACGGTGGCGAATGCCCTCGATTTGAGGGTGCTGGCGGCGGAGGCTTACGGCGCGAGGGAGTTGAGGAATGCCGGCTTGGTGGTTCTTGCGAGGCAGGTGTTGGGAGCGGAGGTTGTGAAGCCGAAGAGGGTTACAATGAGTAAGTGGGATAATGTGTATCTTTACCCTAATCAGGTGCAGTACGCTTGCATTGatgcttttgtttcttttgagaTTGGTAGGAGCTTGAATGCTGCTGGTAGTTAG